In Alkalihalobacillus sp. FSL W8-0930, a single window of DNA contains:
- the rhaM gene encoding L-rhamnose mutarotase, which translates to MVRKASVMKVYKDQYEEYKKRHDELWPEMEKMLKEHGVSEYSIFLLEETGQLFAYLLVQDEALYAQVSETEICRKWWAYMEPIMETNEDNSPVSKELNEVFYLA; encoded by the coding sequence ATGGTACGCAAAGCAAGTGTCATGAAGGTGTACAAAGACCAATATGAAGAGTACAAGAAACGCCATGATGAATTGTGGCCTGAGATGGAAAAGATGCTTAAGGAGCATGGTGTAAGCGAATACTCGATCTTCTTGTTAGAGGAAACGGGTCAGTTATTTGCCTACCTTCTTGTTCAGGATGAAGCATTATATGCACAGGTATCAGAAACTGAGATTTGCCGAAAGTGGTGGGCTTATATGGAGCCAATAATGGAGACAAATGAAGATAATAGCCCAGTATCAAAAGAGTTAAATGAAGTGTTTTATTTAGCGTGA
- a CDS encoding AIM24 family protein: MTTYSVDEFLSKTKQQKTSTDSFALQSERILEIDLSGEIWSKMGSMISYQGEIKFERERILEHGLGRAFKKSFTTEGQELMKATGEGRLFLADQGKRITILELGNQQITVNGNDLLAFEPTVEWDIEMMRKMAGLMSGGLFNVTLNGHGKVAITTYFEPLTLEVTPELPVYTDPTATVAWSGDLKPEFHTDISYRTFLGKGSGESIQMKFTGSGFVIVQPGFEVE, encoded by the coding sequence ATGACAACGTATTCCGTAGATGAATTTTTAAGCAAAACCAAACAGCAGAAAACCTCCACGGATTCATTTGCTCTACAGTCTGAACGAATTTTAGAAATAGATCTAAGTGGTGAGATCTGGTCGAAAATGGGATCCATGATTAGTTATCAAGGCGAAATTAAATTTGAACGTGAAAGAATTCTCGAACACGGTTTAGGACGGGCATTCAAAAAGTCCTTCACTACTGAAGGGCAGGAGCTCATGAAGGCTACAGGTGAAGGCAGGTTGTTCCTCGCCGATCAGGGTAAGAGGATTACTATACTTGAGCTTGGTAACCAACAAATTACGGTAAACGGAAATGACTTGCTTGCATTTGAACCAACCGTTGAATGGGATATTGAGATGATGCGGAAGATGGCTGGGTTAATGTCGGGTGGATTGTTTAATGTGACATTAAATGGGCACGGCAAGGTGGCGATCACCACTTATTTTGAACCACTTACACTAGAAGTGACACCGGAGCTTCCAGTGTACACGGATCCAACCGCAACAGTTGCCTGGTCAGGAGATTTAAAACCAGAATTTCACACGGACATTAGTTATCGAACATTCCTTGGAAAGGGAAGCGGTGAATCGATTCAGATGAAGTTTACTGGAAGTGGATTTGTCATTGTTCAGCCGGGGTTTGAAGTGGAATAA
- a CDS encoding SDR family oxidoreductase has protein sequence MSIIEKFKLTGQKAYVTGGARGIGKSIATALAEAGADVAIVDLDLEEAKRTVASIKQATSTQPIAIETDVTSPEDVERMVSEIVNEYGRIDIAFNNAGICINTPAEEMTFTQWKKVIDINLSGVFLTSQAVGKVMLEQGKGTIINTASMSAHIVNVPQPQASYNASKAGVIQLSKSLAVEWAKKGVRVNTISPGYIGTELTLNSPDLKPLINEWESVSPLGRIGKPEELQAIAVYLASDASSFTTGSDLVIDGGFTSV, from the coding sequence GTGAGTATCATTGAGAAATTTAAGTTAACAGGTCAGAAAGCGTATGTAACTGGAGGAGCAAGAGGTATTGGGAAAAGCATTGCCACTGCCCTTGCGGAGGCTGGAGCAGACGTTGCGATTGTAGACCTTGATCTGGAGGAAGCCAAAAGAACAGTCGCTTCAATCAAACAAGCAACGAGTACTCAACCCATAGCGATTGAAACGGATGTAACGAGCCCTGAAGATGTTGAACGAATGGTTTCGGAGATCGTGAATGAATACGGTCGAATCGATATTGCTTTTAACAACGCCGGCATTTGTATCAATACTCCTGCAGAAGAGATGACCTTCACACAATGGAAAAAAGTCATAGATATTAATCTCTCAGGTGTCTTCTTAACCTCCCAGGCTGTTGGAAAAGTCATGCTTGAACAAGGGAAAGGGACCATCATTAATACAGCTTCTATGTCTGCCCATATTGTGAATGTGCCTCAGCCACAAGCTTCATATAACGCTTCCAAGGCTGGAGTTATCCAATTAAGTAAGTCACTTGCGGTGGAGTGGGCAAAAAAAGGTGTACGCGTAAACACAATAAGTCCTGGTTATATTGGAACAGAACTTACACTGAACTCTCCCGACTTAAAACCACTCATCAACGAATGGGAAAGCGTATCACCACTCGGCCGAATCGGAAAACCTGAGGAACTGCAAGCCATTGCCGTTTATCTAGCAAGCGATGCAAGTTCGTTTACAACAGGGTCGGATTTGGTGATTGATGGAGGATTCACGAGTGTCTGA